One window of Leishmania panamensis strain MHOM/PA/94/PSC-1 chromosome 1 sequence genomic DNA carries:
- a CDS encoding ubiquitin activating enzyme, putative (TriTrypDB/GeneDB-style sysID: LpmP.01.0710) gives MSSRAPSRLAFTQASDALAALISPSTQFSIAGFDPQLKDWSFVKPLVVGAGGIGCELLHLLALSGFAHLTVLDMDFVELSNLNRQFLFTRSDIGKAKSTAAAAAVQARCPGVSVTAIVGRLEDQPDDFYRDFDAVLLAVDSIQARRWMNQKVAAIATRVITPAPASASPPAARLTAVPCDVPWASPAPPPASVQRVGDYVIEDAKLIIDAGTEGFEGHCRIVHMAHNRTPCIECEMYLYNSGVTRTTVPLCTLVSVPRVPEHCVLYVQVKEWPEHHRHCCRRSSQGGDGAVAAAGEREEEGDGDEPLDPDNAEHVHWVAERARARQAAFGIGGAPIDDMFTLGVIKNVVPAVGFTNAYVAGQAVTELMKWLTGCAPELNNFAFYNGATEAGVYTSIERCCGAPMHGSGDVAGRCLVCGPRPVVAVDASAVSAAVFRRELIELLTPDAAAAAVLHRGSVLLVLQSASRLVEVPLPSAIKEARAVVHGNSSSSSSSDSLASMLCAAGHEEFVKGWRAGVQMAMVECFGTADDARVSALVQWRSVSAQA, from the coding sequence ATGTCGTCGCGAGCGCCGTCGCGGCTGGCCTTCACACAGGCAAGCGACGCGCTGGCAGCCCTCATCAGCCCATCCACCCAGTTCTCGATTGCTGGCTTCGATCCTCAGCTGAAGGATTGGTCGTTTGTCAAGCCGCTGGTGGTCGGCGCCGGCGGTATCGGCTGCGAGCTGCTACACCTTCTCGCCCTCAGCGGCTTCGCGCACCTCACCGTGCTTGACATGGACTTCGTTGAGCTGTCCAACTTGAATCGGCAGTTTCTCTTCACGCGCAGCGACATCGGCAAAGCGAAgagcaccgcggcggcggcggcggtgcaggcgcGATGCCCTGGCGTCTCCGTCACGGCAATCGTAGGGCGCCTAGAGGATCAGCCGGACGACTTCTACCGCGACTTTGACGCGGTACTGCTCGCCGTGGACTCGATTCAGGCTCGGCGCTGGATGAACCAAAAAGTTGCTGCGATCGCCACGCGCGTTATTACTCCCGCCCCTGCGTCCGCGTCGCCACCTGCAGCACGCTTGACAGCAGTGCCGTGTGATGTGCCCTGGGCCTccccagcaccaccgccggcctCCGTGCAGCGCGTCGGGGACTACGTGATTGAGGACGCCAAGCTGATCATTGACGCCGGCACGGAGGGCTTCGAAGGGCACTGCCGCATCGTTCACATGGCGCACAACCGCACCCCCTGCATCGAGTGTGAGATGTACCTCTACAACAGCGGCGTGACACGGAcaacggtgccgctgtgcaCCCTAGTGTCGGTGCCTCGCGTACCGGAGCACTGCGTGCTCTACGTGCAAGTGAAAGAGTGGCCAGAACATCACCGCCACTGTTGCCGGCGTAGCAGCCAAGGCGGggacggcgccgtcgctgccgcaggagagcgcgaggaggagggggacggAGATGAGCCACTCGACCCCGACAACGCCGAGCACGTGCACTGGGTTGCGGAGCGAGCACGAGCACGTCAGGCGGCGTTCGGCATTGGCGGCGCTCCGATTGATGACATGTTCACGCTCGGCGTAATCAAGAACGTTGTGCCGGCTGTCGGCTTTACCAACGCGTACGTGGCGGGGCAGGCCGTGACGGAGCTCATGAAGTGGCTGACCGGGTGTGCACCGGAGCTGAATAACTTCGCGTTCTACAACGGTGCCACCGAGGCAGGCGTTTACACGAGCATCGAGAGATGCTGCGGCGCCCCGatgcacggcagcggcgacgtggcGGGTCGCTGCCTCGTCTGCGGGCCGCGCCCTGTCGTCGCGGTCGATGCGagcgccgtcagcgccgccgtgttCCGCAGGGAACTCATCGAACTCCTCACACCagatgccgccgcagccgcggtgctgcacaggGGCTCTGTTTTGCTGGTCTTGCAGTCGGCGTCAAGGCTGGTGGAGGTGCCACTGCCGAGCGCCATCAAGGAGGCAAGAGCAGTCGTGCACGGgaacagcagtagcagcagcagcagcgacagcctcGCCAGCATGCTCTGTGCCGCCGGTCACGAGGAGTTTGTGAAGGGCTGGAGGGCTGGTGTGCAGATGGCCATGGTGGAGTGCTTTGGCACAGCCGACGACGCACGCGTGTCTGCACTGGTGCAGTGGCGGAGCGTCTCTGCGCAGGCCTAA